A DNA window from Maribellus comscasis contains the following coding sequences:
- a CDS encoding GyrI-like domain-containing protein, with the protein MNLLKNILLAPILKQGYKKNLVSGPEVINLEKKSCIGYSITTSLKGNRKKEEIPPFFHDIYDNNKLNSLWGQNEQNMYCIFDMHPNSQDFDYYIATDKKAKHHSLKYAEITLPKGKYVKVELMKKNHSAVSKIMMYLRAIWLEANGYKAANSPAFILYDKRFHSNYKQHGCIDGNYPGEPIASFFIPLEDEKTISA; encoded by the coding sequence ATGAATCTTTTAAAAAACATTCTGCTGGCCCCCATTTTAAAACAGGGTTACAAAAAAAACCTGGTATCGGGTCCTGAGGTAATTAATTTAGAGAAAAAAAGCTGTATCGGATATTCAATCACGACTTCGCTTAAAGGAAACCGAAAAAAAGAGGAAATTCCCCCTTTTTTTCACGACATTTATGATAACAATAAACTAAACAGTTTATGGGGGCAAAATGAACAAAATATGTATTGTATTTTTGACATGCATCCAAACAGCCAGGATTTTGATTACTATATTGCTACTGACAAAAAAGCAAAGCACCACAGTTTAAAATACGCTGAAATCACTCTTCCAAAAGGGAAATATGTAAAGGTAGAATTAATGAAAAAAAATCATTCGGCAGTTAGTAAAATAATGATGTACCTGCGTGCAATCTGGCTTGAAGCAAATGGCTACAAAGCTGCAAACAGCCCGGCTTTTATTTTATACGACAAAAGATTCCATTCAAATTACAAACAACACGGCTGCATTGATGGAAATTATCCGGGGGAACCAATTGCTTCATTTTTTATACCACTGGAAGACGAAAAAACTATTTCAGCATAA
- a CDS encoding helix-turn-helix domain-containing protein translates to MKIEFCLDKIDSFLPSIARQLGLQIKNNSFALPEKLGKGFFTQAVFNSNLAITYYEINLDIPSTIIRHKSANSDILPIVFWLSNAGVTQELNTETKIIGKNTPNGIFFPSNNMETNYTFPAGIPIKNIAVYIHKTWFKKFLNPQNDYINNYILRQNNYFLFEEINFAMEEVITDIEAIFKTKVNDTLAPLNLYVDTLKLSNLFFEKILQRKSENTFVNIKPYDIQNLFKIKGIISDNYIDFPTMDYLSKESHMNERKLQKLFKQVFGESIYQFALSLKMREAKRLLQSKNYSVSEVGYLVGYSNLSHFSQKFREHVGISPKAYLTSL, encoded by the coding sequence ATGAAGATAGAATTTTGTTTAGATAAAATCGACAGCTTTTTACCGTCCATTGCCCGGCAGCTGGGGCTTCAAATCAAAAACAATTCGTTTGCTTTACCTGAAAAATTAGGGAAAGGTTTTTTTACTCAAGCAGTATTTAACAGTAATCTGGCCATCACCTATTACGAAATTAATTTAGATATTCCGAGCACTATAATACGGCACAAAAGCGCCAACAGTGATATTTTACCAATCGTATTCTGGTTGTCAAATGCCGGCGTTACACAGGAATTAAATACAGAAACAAAAATAATAGGCAAAAATACGCCAAACGGTATCTTTTTCCCGTCAAACAACATGGAGACCAATTACACTTTTCCGGCTGGAATCCCGATTAAAAATATTGCTGTGTATATTCACAAAACATGGTTTAAGAAATTTCTAAATCCCCAAAATGATTACATCAACAATTACATTTTAAGGCAAAACAACTATTTTCTGTTTGAAGAGATAAACTTTGCCATGGAAGAAGTAATAACAGATATAGAGGCCATTTTCAAAACAAAAGTAAATGATACGCTTGCACCGCTCAACCTTTATGTTGATACTTTAAAACTTTCCAATTTATTCTTTGAAAAAATTTTACAACGAAAATCAGAAAATACCTTTGTAAATATCAAACCCTACGATATTCAAAATTTATTCAAAATAAAGGGGATCATCAGTGATAACTATATCGATTTTCCAACGATGGATTATCTATCAAAAGAATCGCACATGAACGAAAGAAAATTGCAAAAGTTATTTAAGCAGGTGTTTGGAGAAAGCATATATCAGTTTGCGTTATCGCTGAAAATGAGAGAAGCAAAACGTTTGCTGCAAAGTAAAAATTATTCTGTTTCCGAAGTTGGGTATCTGGTTGGATATTCCAACCTCAGTCATTTTAGCCAAAAATTTAGAGAACATGTTGGTATTAGCCCCAAAGCATATCTGACATCGCTGTAA
- a CDS encoding RNA polymerase sigma-70 factor encodes MEKKNNLDREINELTNSNESSLEVLFNYYYPRLYHFSKSFLKIETGIDDILQEVFLKVWQNRKKITSASTFNAYIFTITRNLLLNELRSRLNNQKVKDKIQQLSVAKEYEFFEEVEYNDLKAKIEEIVDELPERRKEVFILSRKEGLSHKEITERLGISPKTVEFHISQSISYLKSKLEELGLIALLYFYLFF; translated from the coding sequence ATGGAGAAGAAAAATAATCTGGACAGGGAAATAAACGAACTAACCAATAGCAATGAATCATCACTGGAAGTTTTGTTCAATTACTATTATCCCCGGTTATATCATTTCTCCAAGTCTTTTTTAAAAATCGAAACCGGAATTGACGATATTCTCCAGGAAGTTTTTTTGAAGGTATGGCAAAACCGGAAAAAAATTACGTCAGCTTCTACTTTTAATGCTTATATTTTTACCATCACCAGGAATTTGCTGTTAAACGAACTCAGAAGCAGACTTAACAATCAAAAAGTAAAAGACAAGATTCAGCAACTTTCGGTTGCAAAAGAGTATGAGTTTTTTGAAGAAGTAGAGTATAACGATCTGAAAGCAAAAATAGAAGAGATTGTTGATGAACTGCCTGAACGCCGAAAAGAAGTTTTTATCCTCAGTCGGAAAGAAGGTTTGTCGCATAAAGAAATTACAGAAAGATTAGGTATTTCTCCAAAAACCGTTGAATTTCATATTTCTCAGTCCATCAGTTATTTAAAAAGTAAACTTGAAGAGCTCGGCTTAATAGCGCTACTTTATTTTTATCTTTTTTTCTAA
- a CDS encoding GNAT family N-acetyltransferase: MEEYSIKPFKQGNEKAVHQLVKTVYDEFVRHENTEEGNLLFYDWIMPQKIAARQKQQNNLWLAWSSNKIIGMMEIRDNQNITLLFVDKNYQKRGIARNLFQTALNEYKKREFNLDKFYVHASLSSVPVYKSLGFNVVSKARKENGIYYVSMETNIS; this comes from the coding sequence ATGGAAGAATATAGTATAAAACCTTTTAAGCAGGGAAACGAAAAAGCGGTTCATCAACTCGTAAAAACAGTTTACGATGAGTTTGTTCGACATGAAAACACAGAGGAAGGTAATTTGCTTTTTTATGATTGGATAATGCCTCAAAAAATAGCCGCCCGGCAAAAACAGCAAAATAACTTATGGTTGGCGTGGAGCAGCAATAAAATTATTGGAATGATGGAAATAAGAGACAATCAAAATATCACCTTGCTTTTTGTAGATAAAAATTACCAAAAGCGAGGAATAGCGAGGAACCTGTTTCAAACTGCGTTAAACGAATATAAAAAAAGAGAATTTAATTTGGATAAATTCTATGTCCACGCTTCGTTATCATCAGTACCGGTATATAAAAGTTTGGGATTTAATGTAGTCAGTAAAGCACGAAAAGAAAACGGTATTTATTATGTATCAATGGAAACAAACATTTCATAA